Proteins found in one Panthera tigris isolate Pti1 chromosome B3, P.tigris_Pti1_mat1.1, whole genome shotgun sequence genomic segment:
- the SERPINA4 gene encoding kallistatin, producing MHLASHLLLLLAGLLVASHGQLLPEHNSQGHTGSPHPEAPSTGEGSPSLRIAPGNTVFALRFYHLMASQSPGSNIFFSPLSISASYAMLSLGARSHSQTQILEGLGFNLTEVSESDIHQGFRHLLHTLHLPGDRLEMRTGSALFLSQELPILPGFLNDSVAFYDSKLFLTNFHDSVGTTQLINDHVKEETQGKIVDLVSDLSTDIAMVLVNYIYFKALWEKPFVLSLTTPQDFYVDENTVVKVPMMLQDTEDHWYLHDKYLPCSVLRMDYKGNAMALFILPNRGKMKQVEEVLTPEILKRWMSLLQKRYFYRKLELHFPKFSVSGSYNLDQILPMLGFVDVFSQQADLSGITEERKLQVSKSFHKAILEVDEAGTQAAAATGSFTTFLSARRSRGALWFNRPFLVVIFSTDTQSILFLGKVVNPTKP from the exons ATGCATCTTGCCAGCCACCTGCTCCTCCTTCTGGCTGGACTGTTGGTCGCATCTCACGGCCAGCTCCTCCCTGAACACAACAGCCAGGGTCACACGGGCAGCCCCCATCCAGAAGCTCCAAGCACAGGTGAGGGCTCCCCCAGCCTCAGGATTGCCCCGGGAAATACAGTCTTTGCTCTCCGCTTCTACCACCTGATGGCTTCCCAGAGCCCCGGGAGCAACATCTTCTTTTCCCCGCTGAGCATCTCCGCCTCCTACGCCATGCTGTCCCTGGGCGCCCGCTCACACAGCCAGACCCAGATCCTCGAGGGTCTGGGCTTCAACCTCACGGAGGTGTCTGAGTCGGACATCCACCAGGGCTTCCGGCACCTCCTGCACACCCTCCACCTCCCCGGAGACAGGCTGGAGATGCGCACGGGCAGCGCCCTGTTCCTGAGCCAGGAGCTGCCCATCCTTCCGGGATTTCTCAATGACAGTGTGGCCTTCTATGACTCCAAATTATTCCTCACCAACTTCCATGACTCTGTGGGTACCACCCAGCTGATCAATGACCATGTCAAGGAGGAAACTCAAGGGAAGATTGTGGATTTGGTCAGCGACCTGAGCACAGACATCGCGATGGTGCTGGTGAATTACATTTACTTCAAAG CTCTGTGGGAGAAACCATTCGTTCTCTCGTTGACCACTCCCCAAGACTTCTACGTTGATGAGAATACAGTAGTCAAGGTGCCTATGATGCTGCAGGACACAGAGGACCACTGGTATCTTCATGACAAATACTTGCCCTGCTCAGTCCTGCGGATGGATTACAAAGGAAACGCGATGGCCCTTTTCATCCTTCCTAACCGAGGGAAAATGAAGCAGGTGGAGGAAGTCTTGACTCCAGAGATACTAAAAAGGTGGATGAGCTTGCTTCAGAAGAG GTACTTTTACAGGAAGCTCGAGTTGCATTTCCCCAAGTTCTCCGTTTCTGGCTCCTATAATTTAGATCAGATTTTGCCCATGCTGGGCTTTGTGGACGTGTTCTCACAGCAGGCTGACTTGTCCGGCATCACCGAAGAGCGAAAGCTGCAGGTGTCCAAG AGTTTCCACAAAGCCATTCTGGAGGTGGACGAGGCTGGCACCCAGGCTGCAGCGGCCACTGGCAGCTTCACCACCTTTCTGTCTGCCCGTCGCAGTCGCGGAGCCCTCTGGTTCAACCGGCCCTTCCTTGTGGTGATCTTTTCCACCGATACCCAGAGCATCCTCTTTCTGGGCAAGGTTGTCAACCCCACGAAACCATAG
- the SERPINA5 gene encoding plasma serine protease inhibitor isoform X2 produces the protein MGQATMPLCLLFCLMFLSPPGATLHRHGSRETKKRVKEEPVVSTVAPMSGDFAFDLYRALATAAPDQNIFFSPLSISVSLAMLSLGARSNTKAQILEGLGLGPQMGSEQGLHNSFRQLLGELARPRKGLRLNLGNALFISPTVPVQDTFLSATRTLYLADTFPAHFGDPAGAQKQINDYVAKQTEGKIVDLVKDLDSTEVMVMVNYIFFKAKWETSFDHKNTHKQDFHVTSETVVQVPMMKHKDLYYYFLDRSLSCRVVGVPYQGDATALFVLPSQGRMGRLENGLNEKTLRTWLKMSTKRQLELYLPKLSIEGSYQLEKVLPKLGINDVFTSHADLTGITNHSNIQVSEMVHKAVVEVDESGTKAAAATETVFMFRSAPVSPPRVILNRPFIMLIVENFTNILFLGKVAHP, from the exons ATGGGACAGG CCACAATGCCGCTCTGCCTCCTCTTCTGCCTGATGTTCCTCAGCCCGCCCGGGGCCACCCTGCACCGCCACGGCTCCCGGGAGACAAAGAAGAGGGTCAAGGAGGAACCCGTGGTCAGCACGGTGGCCCCCATGAGCGGGGACTTTGCCTTCGACCTCTACAGGGCCTTGGCTACAGCTGCCCCCGACCAGAACATCTTCTTCTCCCCTCTAAGCATCTCCGTGTCCCTGGCCATGCTGTCCCTGGGGGCCCGGTCCAACACGAAGGCACAGATTCTAGAAGGCCTGGGCCTCGGTCCCCAGATGGGCTCAGAGCAGGGGCTCCACAACTCCTTCCGCCAGCTGCTGGGGGAGCTCGCCCGGCCCAGAAAGGGCCTCCGGCTGAACCTTGGCAATGCTCTGTTCATCAGCCCCACGGTGCCCGTCCAGGACACCTTCCTGAGTGCCACGAGGACACTGTACCTGGCAGACACTTTCCCTGCGCACTTTGGGGACCCCGCGGGGGCCCAGAAGCAGATCAACGACTACGTGGCAAAACAAACTGAAGGCAAGATTGTGGACTTAGTTAAGGACCTGGATAGCACTGAGGTCATGGTTATGgtgaattacattttctttaaag CTAAGTGGGAGACGAGCTTCGACCACAAAAACACTCATAAGCAGGACTTCCACGTGACTTCGGAGACGGTGGTGCAGGTGCCCATGATGAAGCACAAAGACCTGTATTACTACTTCCTGGACCGGAGCCTCTCCTGCCGGGTGGTGGGGGTTCCCTACCAAGGGGACGCCACCGCCCTGTTCGTTCTCCCCAGCCAGGGCAGGATGGGGCGGCTGGAGAATGGACTGAATGAGAAGACATTGAGGACGTGGCTCAAGATGTCCACAAAGAG gCAGCTTGAGCTCTACCTTCCCAAGCTCTCCATCGAGGGCTCCTACCAGCTGGAGAAAGTCCTCCCCAAGCTGGGCATCAATGACGTCTTCACCTCCCATGCTGACCTGACTGGCATCACCAACCACTCCAACATCCAGGTGTCTGAG ATGGTGCACAAGGCCGTGGTGGAGGTGGACGAGTCGGGGACCAAAGCGGCTGCAGCCACAGAGACGGTCTTCATGTTCAGGTCGGCCCCAGTTAGCCCTCCCAGGGTCATCCTCAACAGGCCCTTTATCATGCTCATTGTAGAGAACTTCACGAACATTCTCTTCCTTGGCAAAGTGGCCCACCCCTGA
- the SERPINA5 gene encoding plasma serine protease inhibitor isoform X1 — protein MGQGRDSATMPLCLLFCLMFLSPPGATLHRHGSRETKKRVKEEPVVSTVAPMSGDFAFDLYRALATAAPDQNIFFSPLSISVSLAMLSLGARSNTKAQILEGLGLGPQMGSEQGLHNSFRQLLGELARPRKGLRLNLGNALFISPTVPVQDTFLSATRTLYLADTFPAHFGDPAGAQKQINDYVAKQTEGKIVDLVKDLDSTEVMVMVNYIFFKAKWETSFDHKNTHKQDFHVTSETVVQVPMMKHKDLYYYFLDRSLSCRVVGVPYQGDATALFVLPSQGRMGRLENGLNEKTLRTWLKMSTKRQLELYLPKLSIEGSYQLEKVLPKLGINDVFTSHADLTGITNHSNIQVSEMVHKAVVEVDESGTKAAAATETVFMFRSAPVSPPRVILNRPFIMLIVENFTNILFLGKVAHP, from the exons ATGGGACAGG GACGGGACTCAGCCACAATGCCGCTCTGCCTCCTCTTCTGCCTGATGTTCCTCAGCCCGCCCGGGGCCACCCTGCACCGCCACGGCTCCCGGGAGACAAAGAAGAGGGTCAAGGAGGAACCCGTGGTCAGCACGGTGGCCCCCATGAGCGGGGACTTTGCCTTCGACCTCTACAGGGCCTTGGCTACAGCTGCCCCCGACCAGAACATCTTCTTCTCCCCTCTAAGCATCTCCGTGTCCCTGGCCATGCTGTCCCTGGGGGCCCGGTCCAACACGAAGGCACAGATTCTAGAAGGCCTGGGCCTCGGTCCCCAGATGGGCTCAGAGCAGGGGCTCCACAACTCCTTCCGCCAGCTGCTGGGGGAGCTCGCCCGGCCCAGAAAGGGCCTCCGGCTGAACCTTGGCAATGCTCTGTTCATCAGCCCCACGGTGCCCGTCCAGGACACCTTCCTGAGTGCCACGAGGACACTGTACCTGGCAGACACTTTCCCTGCGCACTTTGGGGACCCCGCGGGGGCCCAGAAGCAGATCAACGACTACGTGGCAAAACAAACTGAAGGCAAGATTGTGGACTTAGTTAAGGACCTGGATAGCACTGAGGTCATGGTTATGgtgaattacattttctttaaag CTAAGTGGGAGACGAGCTTCGACCACAAAAACACTCATAAGCAGGACTTCCACGTGACTTCGGAGACGGTGGTGCAGGTGCCCATGATGAAGCACAAAGACCTGTATTACTACTTCCTGGACCGGAGCCTCTCCTGCCGGGTGGTGGGGGTTCCCTACCAAGGGGACGCCACCGCCCTGTTCGTTCTCCCCAGCCAGGGCAGGATGGGGCGGCTGGAGAATGGACTGAATGAGAAGACATTGAGGACGTGGCTCAAGATGTCCACAAAGAG gCAGCTTGAGCTCTACCTTCCCAAGCTCTCCATCGAGGGCTCCTACCAGCTGGAGAAAGTCCTCCCCAAGCTGGGCATCAATGACGTCTTCACCTCCCATGCTGACCTGACTGGCATCACCAACCACTCCAACATCCAGGTGTCTGAG ATGGTGCACAAGGCCGTGGTGGAGGTGGACGAGTCGGGGACCAAAGCGGCTGCAGCCACAGAGACGGTCTTCATGTTCAGGTCGGCCCCAGTTAGCCCTCCCAGGGTCATCCTCAACAGGCCCTTTATCATGCTCATTGTAGAGAACTTCACGAACATTCTCTTCCTTGGCAAAGTGGCCCACCCCTGA